A genomic stretch from Aerococcaceae bacterium zg-1292 includes:
- a CDS encoding glutathione peroxidase — translation MTLPEFTLTRSNGETYHLNDYNDHVLLIVNTATGCGLAPQMSELETLYQTYKDRQFTVLGFPSNQFKQEKVSDGEMANTCQLNFGTTFPLNQKVQVNGEHAAPIFQWLKSECRGIFSEDIKWNFTKFLINRDGQVVKRYAPTTSPKSIAKDIEKYL, via the coding sequence ATGACACTACCTGAATTTACATTAACCCGTAGCAATGGCGAAACCTATCATTTAAACGACTATAATGACCATGTTCTACTCATTGTTAATACAGCTACCGGCTGCGGACTTGCGCCGCAAATGAGTGAACTTGAAACTTTATATCAAACATATAAAGATAGACAATTCACCGTACTCGGTTTTCCAAGCAATCAATTTAAACAAGAAAAAGTATCCGATGGCGAGATGGCAAATACATGCCAATTAAACTTTGGTACCACATTTCCACTCAATCAAAAAGTGCAAGTTAATGGTGAACACGCTGCACCCATTTTCCAATGGTTAAAATCAGAATGTCGCGGCATCTTTTCAGAAGATATCAAGTGGAATTTCACGAAATTTTTAATCAACCGTGATGGTCAAGTCGTAAAACGTTACGCACCTACAACCTCCCCAAAATCTATTGCCAAAGATATTGAGAAATATCTATAA